One window of Lemur catta isolate mLemCat1 chromosome 3, mLemCat1.pri, whole genome shotgun sequence genomic DNA carries:
- the MAD2L2 gene encoding mitotic spindle assembly checkpoint protein MAD2B → MTTLTRQDLNFGQVVADVLCEFLEVAVHLILYVREVYPVGIFQKRKKYNVPVQMSCHPELNQYIQDTLHCVKPLLEKNDVEKVVVVILDKEHRPVEKFVFEITQPPLLSISSDSLLSHVEQLLRAFILKISVCDAVLDHNPPGCTFTVLVHTREAATRNMEKIQVIKDFPWILADEQDVHMHDPRLIPLKTMTSDILKMQLYVEERAHKSS, encoded by the exons ATGACTACGCTCACGCGACAGGACCTCAACTTTGGCCAGG TGGTGGCCGACGTGCTCTGCGAGTTCCTGGAGGTGGCAGTGCACCTGATCCTCTATGTGCGCGAGGTCTACCCGGTGGGCATTTTCCAGAAGCGCAAGAAGTACAATGTGCCGGTCCAG ATGTCCTGCCACCCGGAGCTGAATCAGTATATCCAGGACACACTGCACTGCGTCAAGCCGCTCTTGGAGAAG aatgatgtggagaaagtggTGGTGGTAATTTTGGATAAAGAGCACCGCCCAGTGGAGAAATTCGTCTTTGAGATCACCCAGCCTCCGCTGCTATCGATCAG CTCAGACTCCCTGTTGTCTCACGTGGAGCAGCTGCTCCGAGCCTTCATCCTGAAGATCAGTGTGTGTGACGCTGTCCTGGACCACAACCCCCCAG GCTGTACCTTCACAGTCCTGGTGCACACGAGAGAAGCTGCCACTCGCAACATGGAGAAGATCCAGGTCATCAAG GACTTCCCCTGGATCCTGGCGGATGAGCAGGATGTCCACATGCATGATCCCCGGCTGATACCCCTAAAAACCATGACGTCAGACATTTTAAAG ATGCAGCTCTACGTGGAAGAGCGAGCTCATAAAAGCAGCTGA
- the LOC123634473 gene encoding F-box only protein 6-like — protein sequence MALVSINELPENILLELFTHVPARQLLLRCRPVCSLWRDLIDVVTLWKRKCLLEGFITEHWDQPVDNWKIFYFLCSLRRNLLRNPCAEEDMGSWQIDSNGGDHWKVESLPGDHGMDFPDPKVKKYFVTSYSTCLKSQLVDLKAEGYWEELMDTFRPNIVVKDWFAARADCGCTYQIRVQLVSADYIVLASFEPPPVTIQQWNDAMWTEVSHTFSDYPPGVRHILFQHGGKDTQFWAGWYGPRVTNSSIIIGHETTRNPAAATAWPEPRQGQEEAAHRPSPLRLHQPF from the exons ATGGCCCTGGTCAGCATCAACGAGCTGCCCGAGAACATCCTGCTGGAGCTGTTCACGCACGTGCCCGCCCGCCAGCTGCTGCTGCGCTGTCGCCCCGTCTGCAGCCTCTGGCGAGACCTCATTGACGTTGTGACCCTCTGGAAGCGCAAGTGCCTGCTCGAGGGCTTCATCACCGAGCACTGGGACCAGCCCGTGGACAACTGGAAGATCTTCTACTTCCTGTGCAGCCTCCGCAGGAACCTCCTGCGCAACCCGTGCGCGGAAG AGGATATGGGATCATGGCAAATCGACTCCAATGGAGGGGACCACTGGAAGGTGGAGAGCCTGCCTGGAGACCATGGGATGGATTTTCCTGATCCCAAAGTCAAGAAGTACTTTGTCACATCATACAG cacGTGCCTCAAGTCCCAGCTGGTGGACCTCAAGGCCGAGGGCTACTGGGAGGAGCTCATGGACACATTTCGGCCCAACATCGTGGTTAAAGACTG GTTCGCAGCCAGAGCAGACTGTGGCTGCACCTACCAAATCCGAGTGCAGCTGGTCTCAGCCGACTACATCGTCTTGGCCTCCTTCGAGCCCCCGCCTGTGACCATCCAACAGTGGAACGACGCCATGTGGACGGAG GTCTCCCACACCTTCTCAGACTACCCTCCAGGCGTCCGCCACATCCTCTTTCAGCACGGGGGCAAGGACACCCAGTTCTGGGCAGGCTGGTATGGGCCCCGGGTCACCAACAGCAGCATCATCATCGGCCATGAGACGACCAGGAACCCAGCCGCCGCCACAGCTTGGCCCGAACCgcggcaggggcaggaggaagctgCCCACCGGCCCTCCCCACTTCGTCTCCACCAGCCCTTCTGA
- the LOC123634475 gene encoding F-box only protein 44 isoform X2 produces MAVGNINELPENILLELFTHVPARQLLLRCRLVCSLWRDLIDLVTLWKRKCLREGFITEDWDQPVADWKIFYFLRSLHRNLLHNPCAEEGFEFWSLDVNGGDEWKVEDLSGDQRKEFPNAQVCSQAGLRVQVPAVCSAPVVRACASGDLPARPGNNPAEERCQVEGGLPHFLQLPARRPLHLVSARWCGHSLLGRLVRPQGHQQQHHHRAPAALTPPEPPSTER; encoded by the exons ATGGCTGTGGGGAACATCAACGAGCTGCCGGAGAACATCCTGCTGGAGCTGTTCACGCACGTGCCTGCCCGCCAGCTCCTGCTGCGCTGCCGCCTGGTCTGTAGCCTCTGGCGAGACCTCATTGACCTGGTGACCCTTTGGAAGCGCAAGTGCCTGCGCGAGGGCTTCATCACCGAGGACTGGGACCAGCCCGTGGCTGACTGGAAGATCTTCTACTTCTTACGCAGCCTCCACAGGAACCTCTTGCACAACCCGTGTGCAGAAG AGGGGTTTGAGTTCTGGAGCCTGGATGTGAACGGAGGTGATGAGTGGAAGGTGGAAGATCTCTCTGGAGACCAGAGGAAGGAGTTCCCCAATGCCCAG gTTTGCAGCCAGGCGGGACTGCGGGTCCAAGTACCAGCTGTGTGTTCAGCTCCTGTCGTCCGCGCATGTGCCTCTGGGGACCTTCCAGCCAGACCCGGCAACAATCCAGCAGAAGAGCGATGCCAAGTGGAGGGAG gtCTCCCACACTTTCTCCAACTACCCGCCAGGCGTCCGCTACATCTGGTTTCAGCACGGTGGTGTGGACACTCACTACTGGGCCGGCTGGTACGGCCCCAGGGTCACCAACAGCAGCATCACCATCGGGCCCCCGCTGCACTGACGCCCCCTGAACCCCCATCCACCGAACGCTGA
- the LOC123634475 gene encoding F-box only protein 44 isoform X1, translated as MAVGNINELPENILLELFTHVPARQLLLRCRLVCSLWRDLIDLVTLWKRKCLREGFITEDWDQPVADWKIFYFLRSLHRNLLHNPCAEEGFEFWSLDVNGGDEWKVEDLSGDQRKEFPNAQVKKYFVTSYYTCLKSQVVDLKAEGYWEELMDTTRPDIEVKDWFAARRDCGSKYQLCVQLLSSAHVPLGTFQPDPATIQQKSDAKWREVSHTFSNYPPGVRYIWFQHGGVDTHYWAGWYGPRVTNSSITIGPPLH; from the exons ATGGCTGTGGGGAACATCAACGAGCTGCCGGAGAACATCCTGCTGGAGCTGTTCACGCACGTGCCTGCCCGCCAGCTCCTGCTGCGCTGCCGCCTGGTCTGTAGCCTCTGGCGAGACCTCATTGACCTGGTGACCCTTTGGAAGCGCAAGTGCCTGCGCGAGGGCTTCATCACCGAGGACTGGGACCAGCCCGTGGCTGACTGGAAGATCTTCTACTTCTTACGCAGCCTCCACAGGAACCTCTTGCACAACCCGTGTGCAGAAG AGGGGTTTGAGTTCTGGAGCCTGGATGTGAACGGAGGTGATGAGTGGAAGGTGGAAGATCTCTCTGGAGACCAGAGGAAGGAGTTCCCCAATGCCCAGGTCAAGAAATACTTCGTGACTTCTTATTA cacctgccTCAAGTCCCAGGTGGTGGACCTCAAGGCCGAAGGGTATTGGGAGGAGCTGATGGACACCACACGGCCGGACATTGAGGTCAAGGACTG gTTTGCAGCCAGGCGGGACTGCGGGTCCAAGTACCAGCTGTGTGTTCAGCTCCTGTCGTCCGCGCATGTGCCTCTGGGGACCTTCCAGCCAGACCCGGCAACAATCCAGCAGAAGAGCGATGCCAAGTGGAGGGAG gtCTCCCACACTTTCTCCAACTACCCGCCAGGCGTCCGCTACATCTGGTTTCAGCACGGTGGTGTGGACACTCACTACTGGGCCGGCTGGTACGGCCCCAGGGTCACCAACAGCAGCATCACCATCGGGCCCCCGCTGCACTGA
- the FBXO2 gene encoding F-box only protein 2 gives MDGDGDPESVGRPEEQPEEACAEASAEEERPEDPEEEDQEAAAAADLAELPEPLLLRVLAELPAAELVRACRLVCLRWKELVDGAPLWLLKCQQEGLVPEGGAEDERDHWQQFYFLSKRRRNLLRNPCGEEDLEGWSDVEHGGDGWRVEELPGDCGVEFTHDDSVKKFFASSFEWCRKAQVIDLQAEGYWEELLDTTQPAIVVKDWYSGRCDAGCLYELTVKLLSEHEDVLAEFNSGQVAVPQDSDGEGWIEISHTFTDYGPGVRFVRFEHGGQDSVYWKGWFGARVTNSSVWVEP, from the exons ATGGACGGAGACGGGGACCCAG AGAGCGTGGGCCGGCCGGAGGAACAGCCGGAGGAGGCGTGCGCGGAGGCGAGCGCCGAGGAGGAGCGGCCCGAGGACCCGGAGGAGGAGGAccaggaggcggcggcggcggcggaccTGGCGGAGCTGCCCGAGCCGCTGCTGCTGCGCGTGCTGGCCGAGCTGCCGGCCGCCGAGCTGGTGCGGGCCTGCCGCCTGGTGTGCCTGCGCTGGAAGGAGCTGGTGGACGGCGCCCCGCTGTGGCTGCTCAAGTGCCAGCAGGAGGGGCTGGTGCCCGAGGGCGGCGCGGAGGACGAGCGCGACCACTGGCAGCAGTTCTACTTCCTGAGCAAGCGGCGGCGCAACCTGCTGCGCAACCCGTGCGGGGAAG AGGACTTGGAGGGCTGGAGCGACGTGGAGCACGGCGGGGACGGCTGGAGGGTGGAGGAGCTGCCTGGAGACTGTGGGGTGGAATTCACCCACGATGACAGCGTCAAGAAGTTCTTCGCCTCCTCCTTCGA GTGGTGTCGCAAAGCGCAGGTCATTGATCTGCAGGCGGAGGGCTACTGGGAGGAGCTGCTGGACACGACTCAACCGGCCATCGTGGTGAAGGACTG GTACTCAGGCCGCTGCGACGCCGGCTGCCTGTACGAGCTCACCGTGAAGCTGCTGTCTGAGCACGAGGACGTGCTGGCGGAGTTCAACAGCGGGCAGGTGGCAGTGCCGCAGGACAGTGACGGCGAGGGCTGGATCGAG ATCTCCCACACCTTCACCGACTACGGGCCAGGAGTCCGCTTCGTCCGCTTCGAGCACGGGGGGCAGGACTCCGTCTACTGGAAGGGCTGGTTTGGGGCCCGGGTGACCAACAGCAGCGTGTGGGTGGAGCCCTGA